The DNA window GTCACGATCGTGGGCGACCTGGAGCGGGCGCTGGTGCAGGCGCCGGCGATGCGGCTGAAGCTGGCCGCGGCGACCACGGACTGGGACGCCGCCCTGGCCGACCTGGCGAGCGGCGAGGCCGCGGAGGCGGCCCCCGACGAGCCCGGCGCCGCCGACCCCGAGGCCGACCGGTTCCGGCTCCTCCACACCCGCCTGCGCGACGCCGTCCGGGCCGTGCTCGAGGCCAGCGAGGGCCGCATCCGCCACTTCGAGTAGCCGGCCCAGCTCGACCGGGGCGCAACCCGCCGTCGCCCCGGGGAACGGGCCCGTGCCGGGCGGGTGGGCGGTACGCTGTCGGGCGGCGTGCCGGGAAGTCTGGTCGGCGACTCCACCATGGCCGCCTCCTCCCGCCCCCGCCCTGCGGTCGCCGTCGCCGCCGCCGCCCGCCGCTTCCTCGCCGTCGAGGCCGCCGGCGGCATCCTCCTCGTCGCCGCCACGGTCGCCGCCCTCGCCTGGGCGAACTCGCCCTGGCAGGCGTCCTACCTCGACCTCTGGTCGACCGAGGCGGCCGTCGACGTCGGCGGCACCGGCCTGTCCCTCGACCTCCGCCACTGGGTGAACGACGGCCTGATGGCGCTGTTCTTCCTCGTCGTCGGCCTGGAGATCCGCCGAGAGGCGACGTCCGGCGAGCTGCGCGACCGCAGGACGGTGGCCCTTCCCGTCGTGGCCGCCCTCGGCGGGATGGTCGTGCCCGCCGCCGTCTACGTCGCCGTCAACGCCGGCGGGCCGGGCGCCGCCGGGTGGGGGGTGCCGATGGCGACCGACATCGCCTTCGCCCTCGGCGTCGTCGCCCTCCTCGGGCGGCGGGTGCCGTCGTCCCTCCGCCTCCTCCTGCTGACGCTCGCCGTGGTCGACGACATCGGGGCGATCCTCGTGATCGCCGTCGTCTACACCGACCACCTGGAGCCGGCGTGGCTGCTGGCGGCGGCGGCCGGCGTGGTCGCCATGGTCGTCCTCCACCGGCTCGGCGTCCGGGGCGTGCCGTTCTACGTGGTGGCCGGCGTGCTCGTGTGGTTCGCCACCCACGAGTCGGGCGTCCACGCCACGATCGCCGGCGCCGTCCTCGGCCTCGTCACCCCAGCTCGCGAGGGGCAGCGGGTCGAGGAGGCGCTGCACCCGATCGCCTCCTACGTCGTCGTCCCGCTGTTCGCCCTGGCCAACGCCGGCGTGGTCGTCACCGCCGACGGGCTGGCCGACGCGGCCACCTCGGCCGTCACCCTCGGCGTGGTCGCCGGCCTCGTCCTCGGCAAGCTGGCCGGCGTGACCGGCGGCGCCTGGCTGGCCACCCGCCTCGGCGTCGCCACCCTGCCCGACGGCGTGCGGTGGCCGCAGGTCGCCGGCATCGGGGCCGTCGCCGGGATCGGCTTCACCGTCTCGTTGTTCGTGGCCGGCCTGGCCTTCGACGACCAGGCCCTCGCCGACCAGGCCGTGCTCGGGGTGCTGGCCGCGTCGGTGGTCGCCGCGCTGGTCGGGGCGGCGGTGCTCGCCGCGACCGGTCAGGACGAGGCGGCCGGCCCCTCGGGCTCGTAGCGCCGCAGCTCGCGCCGGGCGATCGTGCGGCGGTGCACCTCGTCGGGCCCGTCGGCCAGGCGGAGGGCCCGCTGCCAGGCCCACATGGCCGACAGCGGGAAGTCCTGCGACACGCCGCCGCCCCCGTGGGCCTGGATGGCCCGGTCGACCACCCGGAGGGCGACGTTCGGGCACACGACCTTGATCGCCGCGATCTCGACCCGCGCCCCCTTGGAACCGACCGTGTCGATCAGCCAGGCCGTCTTCAGCACGAGGAGGCGGGCCTGCTCGATCTCGATGCGGCTGTCGGCGATCCACTGCTGGATCACGCCCTGGTCGGCCAGCGGGGCGCCGAACGCCACCCGGTCCCGCACCCGCCGGCACATCAGCTCGAGCGCCCGCTCCGCCGTCCCGAGCGAGCGCATGCAGTGGTGGATGCGGCCGGGCCCGAGCCGGGCCTGGGCGATGGCGAACCCGCCGCCCTCCTCGCCGAGCAGGTTGGTCACCGGCACCCGCACGCCCTCGAAGGTGACCTCGCCGTGGCCCTCCTGGTCGGTGAAGCCGAACACCTCCAGGTTCCGGTGGACGGTCACGCCGGGCGTGTCCATGGGGACCAGCACCATCGACTGCTGGCGGTGGGGCGGCGCGTCCGGGTCGGTCCGGCCCATGAAGATGGCGACCTTCGTGCGCCGACGGAGCGCCCCGCTCGTCCACCACTTCCGGCCGTCGATCACGTACTCGTCGCCCTCGCGCCGGATCGAGGACCGGATGTTGGTGGCGTCGGAGCTCGCCACCTCCGGCTCGGTCATGGCGAAGCACGAGCGGATCTCGCCCTCGAGCAGCGGGTGGAGCCACTGCTCCTGCTGCTCGGGGGTGCCGAACATGGCGAGGATCTCCATGTTGCCGGTGTCGGGCGCGGAGCAGTTGATCGTCTCGGGGGCGATCCGGCTGCGGCCGGTCAGCTCGGCCAGCGGCGCGTACTCCAGGTTGGTGAGCCCCGCGCCGAGCTCCTCGTGGGGGAGGAACAGGTTCCACAGCCCCCGCCGCCTGGCCTCGGCCTTCAGCTCGTCCATGACCGGCGGCTCGCCGTGGGGGTCGCCGAGCTCGGCCAGCTGGGCGTCGTAGACCGGCTCGGCGGGGAACACCCGCTCCTCGAGGAACGCGCTCAACCGGTCGTGGTACTCGCGGGCGAGCGGCGAGGGTTCGAAGTCCACGACGGCCAACCCTAGGATGTTTCGACCGTTCAAAACCATGGACCCCGTCACCACCAAGTCCGAGCGTGAGGCGCTCAAGGCCATCTACCGGCTGACCCGGGACCGCCCGGCGGCCCAGACCGGCGCGCTCGCGGAGGCCCTCGGCCTCGTCCCCGGCACCGTCACGGTGACCGTGAAGCGGCTGGCCGAGCGGGGCCTCGTCGACCACCGCCCGTACCGGGGGGTGGAGCTGACCGGCGACGGGCGGGCGGCCGCGGTCGCCGCCATCCGCCGCCACCGGATCGTCGAGCGCTTCCTCGCCGACATGCTCGGCTACCCCTGGCAGGCGGCCGACCGGCTCGCCCCGTCCTTCGAGCACGACCTGCCCGAGGACGTGGTCGAGCGCCTCTACCTCGCCCTCGACCGGCCCACCGAGTGCCCGCACGGCTTCCCGATCCCCGAGCCGGAGATGGTCGACGTGCCCGAGCTGCCCCCGCTCTACGACCTCGAGCCGGGCGACCGGGCCGTCGTCGCCGTGCCGGGGTCGACCGACCCCGACGTCGTCGCCTTCCTCGACACGCTGGGCGTCCGCCCCGGCGTGCGGGTCGAGGTCAGGGAGAAGCACCCCTTCGACGGGCCGGTCGTCCTCCGGGTGGACGGCCAGGACCGCACCCTCGGGTCGAAGGTCGCCCACCAGGTGTTCGTCCGCAAGGAGGCCCGGCAGGAGATGATCGGTTAGTGGGAAAGCCCCTCGTCATCGTCGAGTCGCCCGCCAAGGCGCGGACCATCGCCCGCTTCCTCGGCGGCGACTACGTGGTGGAGTCCTCGATCGGCCACATCCGCGACCTGCCGCGCAACGCCGCCGACGTGCCGCCGGCCTACAAGGGCGAGGCGTGGGCCCGGCTCGGCGTCGACGTCGACAACGGGTTCAAGCCGCTCTACGTGGTGGCGAGGGAGAAGAAGGACCAGGTCCGCACGCTGAAGGCGAAGCTCAAGGACGCGAGCGAGCTGTACCTCGCGACCGACGAGGACCGCGAGGGCGAGGCCATCGCCTGGCACCTGCTCGAGGTGCTGAACCCCGGCACGCGGGTGCCGGTGCGGCGGATGGTGTTCCACGAGATCACCCCCCGGGCCATCCGCGAGGCCATCGAGCACCCCCGCGACCTCGACCGGCGGCTGGTCGACGCCCAGGAGGCCCGCCGGATCCTCGACCGCCTCTACGGCTACGAGGTCTCCCCGGTCCTCTGGAAGAAGGTCATGCCCCGGCTGTCGGCCGGCCGGGTGCAGAGCGTCGCCACCAGGGTGATCGTCGAGCGGGAGCGGGCCAGGATGCGGTTCAGGGCCGCCTCGTTCTGGGACGTCCAGGGCACGTTCGCCCCCGCCGAGGACCCGGCCGCGTCGTTCCCGGCGACCCTCGTCGCCCTCGACGGCACCCGCCTCGCCACCGGCAGGGACTTCGCCGAGACCGGGGAGCTGTCCAGGGGCGACGTCGTCGTCCTGGACGAGGCCGGGGCCACCGAGCTCGCCGCCGACCTGGACGGCGCGTCGTTCGCCGTCCGGTCCGTCGAGCGCAAGCCGTACCGGCGCTCGCCGTACGCGCCGTTCATGACGTCGACCCTCCAGCAGGAGGCGGGCCGCAAGCTGCGGTTCTCGTCGGCGAGGACCATGCAGGTCGCCCAGCGCCTCTACGAGAACGGCTACATCACCTACATGAGGACCGACAGCACCACGCTGTCGTCCACCGCCGTCGCCGCCGCCAGGGCCCAGATCACCGAGCGCTACGGGCCCGACTACCTGACGCCGTCGCCCCGCGTCTACACGACGAAGGTCAAGAACGCCCAGGAGGCCCACGAGGCCATCCGCCCGGCCGGTGACTCGTTCCGGGCGCCCGACGCCGTCGCCCGCGAGGTCGGCAGCGACGAGGCCAGGCTCTACGACCTGATCTGGAAGCGGACGGTGGCGTCGCAGATGGCCGACGCCAGGGGCGAGAGCGTGCAGGTCCGGCTGGGCGGCAGCGCCCGGTCGGGACGCGACGCCGAGTTCGCGGCGAGCGGCAAGACCATCGCCTTCCCGGGCTTCCTCCGCGCCTACGTCGAGGGCAGCGACGACCCCGACTCCGACCTCGAGGACCAGGAGCGGGTGCTGCCCGAGCTGTCCGAGGGCGACGCCCTCTACGCCGTCGAGCTGCGCCCCGAAGGGCACGCCACGAGCCCGCCGGCCCGCTTCACCGAGGCGTCGCTCGTCCGCCGCCTGGAGGAGCTCGGCGTCGGCCGCCCGTCCACCTACGCCTCGATCATCAGCACCATCCAGGACCGGGGCTACGTGTGGAAGAAGGGGTCGGCGCTGGTCCCGTCGTTCACCGCCTTCGCCGTCGTCACCCTGCTCGAGCGCCACTTCCCCGACCTCGTGGACTACGCGTTCACGGCCCGCATGGAGGACGACCTCGACGAGATCGCGCGGGGCGGCGAGGAGGCGGTGCCGTGGCTGGCCCGCTTCTACTTCGGCGACGGGGAGGGGGACCGGCGCCCGAAGGGCTTCGGCCTGCGCCAGCTCGTGTCCGACCACCTCGGCGACATCGACGCCAGGGCCGTCAACTCGATCCCGATCGGCACCGCCGAGGACGGGGAGGAGGTCGTCGCCCGCGTCGGCCGCTACGGGCCCTACCTCCAGAAGGGCGACACGACGGCGCCGCTGCCCGACGACCTGCCGCCCGACGAGCTGTCGGTCGACCGCGCCCTCGCGCTCCTCCAGGCGCCGAGCGGCGACCGGGTGCTCGGCACCGACCCGGCGTCCGGCCTCCCGGTCATCGCCCGCTCCGGCCGCTTCGGTCCCTTCGTGCAGCTGGGCGAGGCCGACGGCGACGCCAAGCCGAGGACGGCGTCGCTGTTCCAGGGCATGACCGTCGAGACCGTCTCCCTGGACGACGCCCTGCGCCTGCTCAGCCTGCCCCGCCTCGTCGGCGTGGACCCGTCGGACGGGCAGGAGATCGTCGCCACGAACGGCCGCTACGGGCCCTACCTGCGCAAGGGCGACGACAGCCGCAGCCTCGAGCGGGAGGACCAGCTGTTCACGGTCACCCTCGACGAGGCGCTCCGGCTGTTCGCCGAGCCCAAGCGCCGGCGGGGGGCCCGCTCCACCGCGGCCCTCCGGGAGCTGGGCGACGACCCCGTGTCGGGCCGGCCGGTGTCGGTCAAGGAGGGCCGGTTCGGGCCGTACGTGACCGACGGGGAGACGAACGCGTCGCTGCGCAAGGGCGACACGGTCGAGGGCATCACGATCGAGCGGGCGGCCGAGCTGCTCGCCGACCGGCGGGAACGCGCGGCCACGGCGCCGCCGAAGAAGGCGGCGGCCAAGAAGGCGGCCAAGAAGCCGGCCAAGAAGGCGTCGGCGGCCAAGAAGGCGTCGGGGAAGGCGTCGGCGGCGAAGAAGGCGTCGGCCGCGAAGCAGGGCGGCGCGTCCCGCCCGTCCCGCTCGGGCTGACCCCCCGGCCCGTGCCCGCCCCCGTCCCGGTCGCCGCCCCCGGCGGGACCGTCTCCTAACCTGGCCTCCGTGGCGGAGCCTCGCCGCCAGCCCGCCGACGATGCCGGAGGCGAGCCGCTGCCCCCGGCCGACTTCGTGTTCGCGCCCAGCGTGCCGACGGTGCCGACCCGGAGGGTCCGCCACGACCGGCCCGGCCTGCACGTCCGCCTGTTCGGGTCGCGGATGTACTTCCGGCTCTGGCTGGCCCAGGTCGTGTCGTCGTTCGGCGACTGGATCGGGTTCCTCGCCATCGCCGCCCTGGCCGCCCGCATCGGCGACGACTCGGCCGGCGCCGCGGTCGGCCTCGTCATGTCGGCCAGGATCGTCCCCGGCTTCTTCTTCGCCGCCGCGGCCGGCGTGCTCGTCGACCGCTGGGACCGCAAGAAGGTCATGGTCATCTGCGACATCGGCCGGGGGGCGGTGCTCGCCACCCTGCCGTTCGTCGACACCATCCCCGGCCTGGTGCTGGCCTCGCTGGTGCTCGAGATCTTCACCCTGCTGTGGTCGCCGGCCAAGGAGGCGTCGGTCCCCAACCTCGTCCCCGCCGACCACCTCACCACCGCCAACTCGCTGTCGCTCGTGGCCGCCTACGGCAGCTTCCCGTTCGCGTCGGCGTTCTTCGCCCTGCTGGCCAAGGTGGCCGAGTGGGTGTCGTCGGTCGACGCCCTCGACGTGCTGCGCCCCGAGCAGCTGTCGATCGCCTTCTACGTCGACGCCTGCACGTTCCTGCTGTCGGCGTGCCTGATCGGCACGCTCGACCTGCCGAGGACGAGGCGGGCCCGCCAGCGCCGGGCGCCGGCCGAGCACCGGCGGGCCGAGGTGGGCCGGGCCGTCGGCGAGCTCAAGGAGGGGTGGCGGTTCATCTTCATCAGCCCGGTGGTGCGGTCGGTGATGCTCGGCCTCGGCACCGGGCTGATCGGCGGCGGGATGCTGGTGCCCCTCGGGCCCGTCTTCTCCACCCAGGTGCTGCACGCCGGCGACGCCGGGTTCGGGCTGTTCGTCACCGCCCTCGGGCTCGGCGTGGCCGTCGGCATCGCCCTGCTGTCGGCCGTCCAGAAGCGCCTGCCCAAGGCCGGCGTGTTCACCGCCGCCGTGCTCATGGCCGGCGTGTCGCTCCTGGTCGCCTCGTCGCTGAACACCCTCGCCCTCGCCGCGCTGTTCGTCGCCGTCCTCGGCGTGTGCGCCGGGGCCGTCTACGTGCTGGGGTTCACGATCCTCCACGAGAACGTGGAGGACGAGCTGCGGGGCCGGATCTTCAGCACCCTCTACACGCTGGTCCGGCTGTGCGTGCTGCTGGCCTTCGCCGTCGGGCCGCTGCTGGCCGAGCTGCTCGGCGACGTGTCCGACGCCCTGTTCGACGGCCGCATCGACCTGCTCGGCGTGTCCGTCGCCGTCCCCGGCGTGCGGCTGACGCTGTGGCTCGCCGGCGTGATCATCCTCGCCGCCGGCGGGCTGTCGTACCGGTCGCTCCAGGCCGAGCGGCGCCGGGAGCCGGTCGGGTGACGGCCCGGTTCGTCGCCTTCGAGGGGGGCGACCGCAGCGGGAAGTCGACCCAGGCGGCGCTGCTCGCCGACCACCTCGGCGCCGTGCTGACCCGGGAGCCGGGCGGCACGGCGTTCGGGCGCCGGGTGCGGGACGTGCTGCTCGACCCGGCTACGGGCGCCGTCGACGCCAGGGCCGAGGCGCTCCTCGTCGCCGCCGACCGGGCCCACCACGTCGCCACCGTCGTCCGCCCGGCGCTGGCCGAGGGCCGCCACGTGGTGACCGACCGCTACGTCGGCTCGTCGCTCGCCTACCAGGGCTACGGGCGGGGCCTCGACGTCGAGGACGTGCGGCGGGTGTCGGAGTGGGCGACGGGCGGGCTGGCG is part of the Acidimicrobiales bacterium genome and encodes:
- the nhaA gene encoding Na+/H+ antiporter NhaA — translated: MPGSLVGDSTMAASSRPRPAVAVAAAARRFLAVEAAGGILLVAATVAALAWANSPWQASYLDLWSTEAAVDVGGTGLSLDLRHWVNDGLMALFFLVVGLEIRREATSGELRDRRTVALPVVAALGGMVVPAAVYVAVNAGGPGAAGWGVPMATDIAFALGVVALLGRRVPSSLRLLLLTLAVVDDIGAILVIAVVYTDHLEPAWLLAAAAGVVAMVVLHRLGVRGVPFYVVAGVLVWFATHESGVHATIAGAVLGLVTPAREGQRVEEALHPIASYVVVPLFALANAGVVVTADGLADAATSAVTLGVVAGLVLGKLAGVTGGAWLATRLGVATLPDGVRWPQVAGIGAVAGIGFTVSLFVAGLAFDDQALADQAVLGVLAASVVAALVGAAVLAATGQDEAAGPSGS
- a CDS encoding acyl-CoA dehydrogenase family protein produces the protein MDFEPSPLAREYHDRLSAFLEERVFPAEPVYDAQLAELGDPHGEPPVMDELKAEARRRGLWNLFLPHEELGAGLTNLEYAPLAELTGRSRIAPETINCSAPDTGNMEILAMFGTPEQQEQWLHPLLEGEIRSCFAMTEPEVASSDATNIRSSIRREGDEYVIDGRKWWTSGALRRRTKVAIFMGRTDPDAPPHRQQSMVLVPMDTPGVTVHRNLEVFGFTDQEGHGEVTFEGVRVPVTNLLGEEGGGFAIAQARLGPGRIHHCMRSLGTAERALELMCRRVRDRVAFGAPLADQGVIQQWIADSRIEIEQARLLVLKTAWLIDTVGSKGARVEIAAIKVVCPNVALRVVDRAIQAHGGGGVSQDFPLSAMWAWQRALRLADGPDEVHRRTIARRELRRYEPEGPAASS
- a CDS encoding metal-dependent transcriptional regulator, whose amino-acid sequence is MDPVTTKSEREALKAIYRLTRDRPAAQTGALAEALGLVPGTVTVTVKRLAERGLVDHRPYRGVELTGDGRAAAVAAIRRHRIVERFLADMLGYPWQAADRLAPSFEHDLPEDVVERLYLALDRPTECPHGFPIPEPEMVDVPELPPLYDLEPGDRAVVAVPGSTDPDVVAFLDTLGVRPGVRVEVREKHPFDGPVVLRVDGQDRTLGSKVAHQVFVRKEARQEMIG
- the topA gene encoding type I DNA topoisomerase — translated: MGKPLVIVESPAKARTIARFLGGDYVVESSIGHIRDLPRNAADVPPAYKGEAWARLGVDVDNGFKPLYVVAREKKDQVRTLKAKLKDASELYLATDEDREGEAIAWHLLEVLNPGTRVPVRRMVFHEITPRAIREAIEHPRDLDRRLVDAQEARRILDRLYGYEVSPVLWKKVMPRLSAGRVQSVATRVIVERERARMRFRAASFWDVQGTFAPAEDPAASFPATLVALDGTRLATGRDFAETGELSRGDVVVLDEAGATELAADLDGASFAVRSVERKPYRRSPYAPFMTSTLQQEAGRKLRFSSARTMQVAQRLYENGYITYMRTDSTTLSSTAVAAARAQITERYGPDYLTPSPRVYTTKVKNAQEAHEAIRPAGDSFRAPDAVAREVGSDEARLYDLIWKRTVASQMADARGESVQVRLGGSARSGRDAEFAASGKTIAFPGFLRAYVEGSDDPDSDLEDQERVLPELSEGDALYAVELRPEGHATSPPARFTEASLVRRLEELGVGRPSTYASIISTIQDRGYVWKKGSALVPSFTAFAVVTLLERHFPDLVDYAFTARMEDDLDEIARGGEEAVPWLARFYFGDGEGDRRPKGFGLRQLVSDHLGDIDARAVNSIPIGTAEDGEEVVARVGRYGPYLQKGDTTAPLPDDLPPDELSVDRALALLQAPSGDRVLGTDPASGLPVIARSGRFGPFVQLGEADGDAKPRTASLFQGMTVETVSLDDALRLLSLPRLVGVDPSDGQEIVATNGRYGPYLRKGDDSRSLEREDQLFTVTLDEALRLFAEPKRRRGARSTAALRELGDDPVSGRPVSVKEGRFGPYVTDGETNASLRKGDTVEGITIERAAELLADRRERAATAPPKKAAAKKAAKKPAKKASAAKKASGKASAAKKASAAKQGGASRPSRSG
- a CDS encoding MFS transporter; amino-acid sequence: MAEPRRQPADDAGGEPLPPADFVFAPSVPTVPTRRVRHDRPGLHVRLFGSRMYFRLWLAQVVSSFGDWIGFLAIAALAARIGDDSAGAAVGLVMSARIVPGFFFAAAAGVLVDRWDRKKVMVICDIGRGAVLATLPFVDTIPGLVLASLVLEIFTLLWSPAKEASVPNLVPADHLTTANSLSLVAAYGSFPFASAFFALLAKVAEWVSSVDALDVLRPEQLSIAFYVDACTFLLSACLIGTLDLPRTRRARQRRAPAEHRRAEVGRAVGELKEGWRFIFISPVVRSVMLGLGTGLIGGGMLVPLGPVFSTQVLHAGDAGFGLFVTALGLGVAVGIALLSAVQKRLPKAGVFTAAVLMAGVSLLVASSLNTLALAALFVAVLGVCAGAVYVLGFTILHENVEDELRGRIFSTLYTLVRLCVLLAFAVGPLLAELLGDVSDALFDGRIDLLGVSVAVPGVRLTLWLAGVIILAAGGLSYRSLQAERRREPVG
- the tmk gene encoding dTMP kinase, which codes for MTARFVAFEGGDRSGKSTQAALLADHLGAVLTREPGGTAFGRRVRDVLLDPATGAVDARAEALLVAADRAHHVATVVRPALAEGRHVVTDRYVGSSLAYQGYGRGLDVEDVRRVSEWATGGLAPDLVVLLDVPVAVAGARDGSPDRFEAEAAAFHTRVAEGYRRLAAADDRWVVVDGTRPVDEVAAAVRAAVAARLGVPA